Within the Fusarium keratoplasticum isolate Fu6.1 chromosome 1, whole genome shotgun sequence genome, the region TGGCACTGGTGCTGGCACTGGACTGATTGTCTGTTGCGGTGCGGATCTGGGTACCTTAGAGAGGGGAAAAAcgcagaaaaaaaaatttaattgTTCACACAACGCAAAAAATAACCTCCGACCTTCATTTTCACTTTCCCTGGTCCCGTGCTGTGCCCTCTCTCCCCGTACCGTTACCCTTCCTTCAACCACAACTCCCCTTCGCCAGCCCAATTCCTGCAGAATTGCTGCTGCCGTTGAcagactcctcctcctggtttcttctttccctttACCCCTCCCCCGCTTCACCTTGAACTTTGCATTTGCAGTTGCCTCGATTGCTATAACCTCTTCCGTTACCCTGTCTAGGCTTTGCGCCGCTTCTCCCCGTCTCCCTCGACAAGAAGCATCAAGCAACGCCTGACACTCCGGCTCTGGTTTTACGGTTCAGGCCTCCCGGTCCCGTCCCCTGCAAAACGACTCGCCACCTCAATCCGTGCTGCCTGCCGTTCTCACCTGAAGCACAGCAGAGCAGAACAGAACAGAGCAGAGCGCTTCAAGTTGCTGCCTCGATACCCTGGCCGGCTTGACCTCTCTCTTTCCCCGTCCTCCCTTCGTCGAAATTTCGCCGCCTGCTTACCCCAGGTAGCACATTTCCGATCGAGCAAACGCTTTCTGACGTAGCAGAGCCATTCCTCTCCTTCCGTTTGGAATCTCTGCCTCGATTCGTACCCGACGTTGACGCACAATCCGActgtttttttcttttcaaCCCAAAGCCCTCGGCTCAGCGGACACTCCCCCTCTCACTTTAACCACCACCTCCCGCTCGAATCCTTCTCCGCGATTTTCGACTCTTTGCGCAGAACCTACGACTGTCAACACCCTCATTAGTTGGGGGTCTCCGAATAGCGACTACCTTGCACATTGGGTGCTCTGCGCCTCTCTCCGTGTGCGGAGGGGGTAGAGAGACATCTTCGGGCTTCTTTTCCCGAAGACATCATTTGCCTCAGTTGGTGGCCCTAGGTGAAAAGGCACCTCCGGCTCACCATTTACCGTCCTGTCAGAAGACCGTCAGCCTGTGTTCTACGGCTCACCTTGACATGACTCCCTCAGCGATCGTTGAGTCCAACGAGATGGCCACTCCTTCGACTTTTTCTTACGCACAAGCTGCGAAGGGACAGGGCGCGGCCCCCGTCTCGAATACCAGCGCTCCTACAAACGCTGTCGCTCCTGCTCAGGACACCCAGGCGCCTGCCGCTGTCCCCGTGTCGGACCTGAAGACGGCCACGCCTGTCCCCGAGCAGGCCACCACCGCCGAGGTCTCGGAGGCCACCGAAAGCCTCGAGCCCCGTGCAGTTGCTTCCGAGAAGCAGGACCTCGAAAGCGTTCCCAGCTCTGAGAGCGATGCCCGATCCGAGTCCACACAAGAAAGGCGGCCCGAGTCGAGGCGTGACGACGATGCTGGAAGGTTAgatcggccatggcgacgaaATGAAAAGAcgccaaggtcatcgagCAACACCACCCGTTCCACCGAAGAGCAGGACTCGCGAAAGGCTCGGAGgggcaagaagagcaaggctgctgagaagcagCCCAGCGAGCAGGCGGCAGATAAGGAGCAGGAAGCGGCTCCCGAGCCGCCAAAGGTTGAACTTGCCGAGGCGCCCATCCCCAGCGTCAACATCTGGCATCAGCGCAAGGAAGCTCAGCTGGCAAAGGCTAAGCCCGCGCCCACTCCCGCCGAAGCTGCGGTAAATGGCACATCCGCCCAGAAGGACGACGATAAGTCAgtggccaaggctgaggagtcTACTCCTGCTCCCTATACAAATGGCGTCAAGCCGCAGCAGAAGGCTGCTAGCGTCAGCCGACCCGAGCGAAACGGCCCTCGAGGTTCGCGGATATCAGACAAGGAAGGCAAGGCCGAAGTGCCCCCATCTGTGCAGGATTCAACTCACTGGCCTACCCCCGAGACCGCCATCACTGCTATtaaggaggacaagaagaagacggtcgACAAGGCATCTGACCGATCGGATCGCTCCGACAAGGATGCTCAGGAGAACGACAGCCAGGCCAAGCCCCGACAGAAGTGGGTGACTTATGACTACGTCCCCACAGTCAGCTTTGAGACTCAGCTACCTCAAATGCGTGGCTCCAAACCCCGTGGAGGAGCCCGAAGCGGTCGCGATACTTCTACCCGAGCTACTACAAACGGTGTCACAGATAAGGCATCGTCTGCTCCTGTGAATAAGTCCAACGACGCCAAGCCTCGAGATGGACCCAATGGTACTACATCCCAACCCGCTGCGGCCAAGCGAGGCTCACTCGATGCCGCCAACGGCCAAAAGAAGGCCTCGGCAAATGCTGGtgccgacaaggccaaggattCTGCCGCTCAGTCTAGTGTAAGTTGAGCTTATTGAGCGTGAGAAGAGCAAATAGTCTAACTTGGTTCCTCAGGATACTACTCAGACTCCTCGCGATCGCCCTGAGGGCCGTGGTGAGAGGGGTCGAGGTGGCTACCGCGGGCGTGGTGCTCATGGCAATGGCCAAAGCCAGCACCAACATTCGGCTTCGGCCACTTCAGCATTCCACGGCCaaggcgctggcgctggtcGAGCTCAGGGCCACTACAGCCCCCCTCTGCGACAGGGCTCGCACGGTGGTATGTTTGCGCCGCCAACTCAGCGAGGCCGCGGAGGCCGCAACGGAGCGGGTAACTACCACCGCTTGTCTCTGCCCAACGGCAGCTCTCGCATGCCTGCCGTGCAGGCTCAGTTCGCGGCATACGACTACTCGATGGCGCCGATGGCCGGTATGCCTTTGCAGCCTCATCCCTACTGGGACAACATGGTGATGCCGATGCTCAAGAGCCAAATCGAGTACTACTTCTCCATCGAGAACCTTTGCAAGGATATGTACCTGCGACAGCGCATGGACTCTCAGGGCTTTGTGCCGCTGCATTTCATCACTGCATTCAAGCGCATGCGGGATCTCTCGGCCGATATGAACCTCATCCGTGCTGTATGTGAGGATTCGGTCGATGTTGACTACGTtgtcggcgaggatgacTGTGAGCGACTGCGTCGCCGGGAGGATTGGCAGAAGTTTGTCCTGCCCATGGAGGACCGAGACGAGCTGGCTCGCAATGACGGTCCCATGCACTTGACTTTCAAGAACCGATCTTATAACTATGCCAACGGCCATTTCAATGGCTTCCACGGTCTGCCTTATGGCCAGCATGGCTACCCCGTGAACGCCCACGACCCCTCGTTCCAACACTTTGTTGACAACACACAAGCGGCACAGGGCGTCAACGGAGCTATAAACACCAACGGCGTGAGCCAGCTCTCGGCCGAGGTGCCCGACTTTTCTCCCTCAGGCACTATCCCTCTGGCCGGTCTCGATGGCGATGTCTCGCCGACAAGCAAGGCTGAGGCCTCGACACCGTTGCAAAATGGCCAGGTCGAGGCTGCCGCACCCCTCACGAACGGCGTGCATGCCGAGCAAGCTCAGGCGGCGCAGTCGTAAACGGGCCCTTCCAGAAATGGAGGGGGTCCTTACGGCGGTGAGGCTTGGTCAAGTGGTGGATCTATGTCTTGCATCTTGAGGCGTAGACGAGAGTGAGATGTTGTCATGCCCTATATCTGGGTCGATATGATTTTACGCGTCCCAGAATTCGAAACATGTTTATGATAAGGGCCAAGTTGAGAATTGGCCACCAAAAAACGTCATACGCGATGGCGTTGTATCAGTTGCGGTCACATTTCTTGGTTCGCAGATCTTTCTTTCGTCAGGACGAATGTATGAAAATCTCGAGGATTAACGACTTTGCAATGGTTGTTTTGAGCACGACGGAGCGGGAGCGTTGAGATGCTTTCAAGCCAGCTTGAATCTGACAAGGCACGGGTATGAAAGCGTTGACATTCGACGCGAAGTCAACATCCCGGGAGTCTGACGAAGTGGAAAGGGGGTGAAAAGAGCGGAGGGACGATGCAAACACGATCAGCAAAAATTCTTCTATACCCTGTCCCATGAATCAAGGATGGACAACTAAGGCGGACTGGTAATGGGGATCGGGGTGACGATGTGATGGGTTTAAGGCCCAGTCTATTGGTTTCCAGAGGGAGGTCTTTTGGCGAGGACGGAACTGCGAAAGCTGTCGGCGACAGGTTGGAAAGATGTGCAGTGGAGCCTTTGAGCTCGGGCTCACAGGTCTTTTGACAGTTGCGTGAGGTGCTCCAGAGAGCGACCAAGAACGCAAGGGGGCTGAAGCTGGCAGGTCTGGTCAGCTGTTACCACGGGTTGAGTGTTACGGGTGGCAGGGAAGCCAAGGAAGGGGTCTAGGGCGTCTTCGGAACaggggagagaaagaaaaagacaaGTGAGGGCAGAAAAGCAAATGCATGCATGGTATTCAGCCACAGCaaagcacagcacagcacagcacagcacagggATTTCTCAACTGCATTCGGAAGGGGTTACAAAGGTGGTTTGGTTTTTGGTCTTCTGGTCTTTGGTCTGTGGTCATTTTTGTTATGGACTTTTTTTCCCCGCCATGGATTTTGATGTTAGATGGGACTCTCCAAACTTTGCTACACGAGGGATTTGCACACTGTACTATAGTTTTCAAAAACACACACaagaaaaaataataaaaggtTGATAAACTGGTTGGGCTCTCGGTTAGTTGTGCAGGAGGATCCTGAGTTGGTTGGCTAGGTTTCACGATGCTTTTGTTAGGGCTAGCTAATGCAGGGCAAGATTagatgaatggatggaaaATGAATTTTGGTCTTGGCAAGATGTTCTTTGAGTAGTGATTGTCTGCTGTGGGTGTCTTGACGATTTGTAAGCTGAGCGAGAGTCGTGTTACTTGACTTTAGCATCCGTCGGCCGTTGAGATTTTCAGAAGAAAATGAAGCGTGAAGTGGAGGATGTGGTtcatgccatccatcatgaggGGCAATCCATCATGCTTGCGGGGTTGAGTTGGGCGAGGTGGGCTGGGCTGGTCGGCCGGCAGTTTTGGCCTAGGGTAACTCTCGACCCAATTGGGAAATACACTGACCATGATGGCAATGACGACGGCAATCTCGATCCGGTCCAAGGCATCGGTGGATTGTTGAATATGGGAGATGGTCTTTTTATTGACTAGCATTGGCTTTGGGGCTATGTTTCATAAAAGATGGTAGTATTGCTGGTGAAATAACCCAGCGTTACCCATGTAAATTAGGAGATTAGTACCAAGCTGTCACCACACCCTAGCCCACATGTAACTACCGTTTGCGCGATGCCAGCACTAGGTACCTTCATGTTTGTGTCGCTCCGCAGCAAGGATTGTATACGCATTCCATCACCTAGAGATGGCAGGATAGCCAAGTAGAAATACCTGGGCAATGGCAAGGTTGAGTGGCTGGATTGTTACCTCGTATTGGCCTTCTACGTCATTGAATGCGGGGCACTActacgatgatgatgactgCGCAAACACCAATGGTACTTTAAAGCTGAACCTCACCCGCTTCACTTATACATTCAACCACTGACAGAAACATTCATCTTTCAAGGAGCCCAATTAACTCACTTCTACGGAACTCGAGGCCCGTGTTTTCAACATGCCTACCACAAGATCTGGGCGCGAGTCCAACCCTGAGGTGCCCTCAGCGTCCAAGACCAAGTCTGCACGTCCACGGCGACTCTCAAGTCCCcacaaggcaaagaaggctTCTGGGGGAGCATTGGCTGCATCGAATAGACGCCGCAGCCGCATAATGAGCACCGAGGCAAAGCACGAATGGACGCACCAGTACTACCAAGGCCTGGATGCCAACGACTTTCCCGAGCTTGAATCCGAGGCTGTCCCGTCTAGCGCCGTCAAAGCCGACTTTATCTCCCCGTTTGAAGGAGAGGGCACCTTTGAAGTTGTAGCTGGGAAAGAGGGGCCTGGCAGCGGAGCTGTCCGACTTTCTAGAGTTAAAGATGGCCACTCGGATACTTTTATCGTACCCATTCGACATATCGGTGAGCATATTGTTTCCCATAGTACCAAGTTGAAACCCGTGCTCATCCACGGTAGAACaagccatcgtcgtcgcccgAAGAACCGAAGACGGCCCGTTCACAATGATAGTGGTCCCCACTGCAGCCGTCGGTGCCTCTAGCGTCACCAAGAAGTATCCCAAGATCATTCGACTCCACTGGCCTTGTTCAGAGCCTGGGAAACCTCTTCCAAAGGCCCCTGAAGGGCAAACGCCTGTCCTCAAGACTACCGAGAATATATTGAACGAACAGCTGGCTCCGCAGAGTAAAGAAGTAATCGTGCATGTAGACAAGACGCCGGCTCCAGCCGACCAGCCGGTGTTCAAATGCTTCGCCCAACTCAAGTCAGTCCCGGACAGCTACATAGAGAGAGGTGAAGGTAAGGACAACATCCCTTCGACTTGATCCTAGTTAATCAGGACACAGgatccctcttcttcctcccgATGGGAATACTCTGGCTGGGAGAAAGCACAATCTATCTCTCGATCAAATCTCTCTCCAGAGGCCTTCTCACCTTTGCCAGGGACGCAGCCTCTAAAACAGCCCCGAACCCCCCATGGCCTATTGTGGCAATGGGGCTGTTTCTGCCGGTGTCGGCGCCCTTCTACAATgcgaaggacgaggatgatgatgggacTATCCTTGAGTTCCAGGATATCGAGAACTACAGCTCAGTCAAAGACAAGATCATATCGTACTTTGAGGAACACAATGTCCAGCTTGATCAGGTGGAGCAGCATTTCTACAACTACAAGGAAGACGAACCAATGAGTGGATTTGGCCCTCTTATGGAGGACTAAGAAGAAAAATTAAGATGTTAAACCTATTGGGAAGGTGATcagcaggaggagatgcAAATTGATGCGAGGAATGTATTCGCAGCTGGTTGACAGGGTGAATCGTGACCTTATGATCAGAATATGCTCGCTCTCCTTtcacatacgaccatacccactggagaactcgggatcccgtccgctctcccatagataagccagtgaggggcggattagtagttgggtcggtgacgaccagcgaatccccgctgttgtatgttttttgcTTTTGCTCTCTCTTTTTGCCATTGTCTTTTTTGGTCTAATGTTGGAAGGTGTAGTTATGTAGGTGCTACGGCGTCGAGTGTTGACTGGAGACTTGGGGCCTAACAGCAGGCCACCCTAGGTAGGGGGATCTCATTTTACATGCAGATGATATAGCATCTACGAAAAACTAAGCGTGATGTAATTGAGATGAAGAGCCTGAAAAATGACATGCGTGCTCCAGAATCAGGAAGGTAGGCCGGCATTCAGCTTGAAACCcaagtgaagccatcgacaGGATCGTCACCGTCGACCAACCACCGGCTGGGCATAAACCGCTGGGGCCTTTTAGGACTTTAACGTCCGGTAAAGACCCTGTGCTTCCATAAGTGGAAATGTCAGGGCAAGACTTGCAGCGTCGATGATCTAGTCATTACGTCAATTGCCCCTTAAAGAGAAGAGATTTCAGTTGTGGCCCGGCAGACGGCGCCCTACCATCACAAATAGAGCTGCTGTACTTTGGTTAGTGATTGAGGTTAGGCAAAGTTAGAGCGTTTACCAGAATGTTCGTGGGATATGCATGGCTGCATAGAAACCTGGTTTTTCTTCTATTGCTTTCCAGTTCCACGAAGGCGCTGAAGTAGcatattagcttatttagACATAGCGGTGATATTTCTCTGTATCCCGCTGAATGAGGCGTAATTAGCAAGTCAAATGCGTTGTAGGTAGCCTCATCGAAGTGGCCACCACTCTCACTTCTACAATTGGTAACCAGAAACAAGACTCAAATTAAAACCCTGATATGTCGCGCTTGGCTCGCCATTGCCCTTGGACTCCGTGCCATGGCCACGTGGGTCCTAGTGTGAAGATCTTGATACAAGGTTGTATCGCATGCTCCCTTTGACGATCAACTCTTCCGCTACTACACTGTCTAGACTGACACTCCGCGGCAATTGAACTGGACCTTTGGAAGAGCACTTGGATTTAAATTTAAATGTCTTTTAAGGGCCTGTACTCGCATCTTATTAACAAATCCGGCGTAGTAACGTTAGTTTTCTGCCAGCCAGACAGCCAATGGGGATAGAAAATGGTAAATGAGCGCCCTAGCATGATCCTTCACATCAAAATTACCAACATGGCGAAACCCCGGAGTTCACCTCCGTCTGGAGATGGATCCAGCTACGGAGCTGGCCTCCGGAGAGAGTCAGACAGTGGAGGAGAGATCAAAGCCCTTTCCAAGTCGGGCACATAGGAATACTATCCCATGGAGCACTTGACGTCAACTCCTACCAAGCATGGTCGCAAATGCATGGTAGAGGACGATGTCTTCTGGTCGaactcgatgatggcgaaaAAAATGTTTTCATCATAATTATACGTGAGAGGTAGCTATTGCCTCATTGTAGATATATATACGAGTTGACGTCCCCCTCACCAGAGAACCAGACACGCCAGACAGCAACACCCCAAGACAACCCAATTCATCTATATCGAAGATTGTAAAATGCATTCACTGGGGCAGGCATTGTCTGCTCTCACTCTCAAGCCTGATATTGGCAACCAAAAGCACGAGTCTCCCTACGTCAACGAACGGGGCTACGTCGACTTCAACTCAGGAGACGCCGAGAACCCACGGAACTGGTCCCGCACACGGCGATGGATCATTACCTCGATTGCTGTGATCCTTGCTTTAAACGGCAACTTTTCTTCAAGCATATTCGCAGCCAGCCTTGACTCTGTCGTGGATGAGTTCAATGTCTCTGAGGTTGCCGCCGCCCTCACCACAGCTCTCTTCCTTCTGGGCTTCTGCGCAGGTCCCTTTATCTTTGCGCCGCTGTCCGAGTTCTATGGTCGTCGATGGatcttttatattaccttTGCCGCCTACATGGCCTTTACCTTTCTTTGCGCCTTTCCACCTGGCTTTGGTGGGCTGTTGGTTGGGAGATTTCTGGCTGGCACCTTCATCTCGGCGCCCCTGAGCACAACCCCTGGTGTTCTGGTCGATTTATGGGACCCTATCGAGCGAGGCAACGCGACAGCCATATTTAGTCTCGCATCCTGGGTTGGACCCTCTCTTGGCTCTGTCATCTCAGGGTTTGTACAACTCGAGAGAGACTGGAGATGGGGTGTGTACTCAGCTCTCTGGCTCGGCGCCCCAACCATGGCTCTTATGTTTCTCATTCCAGAAACTCACAGTCCGACCATACTCGCGCAAAAGTCGAAGCGTGCGCGACACTCCGGCATCACTGGCGCCCAAActgagggagaagagaacAAGCCCAAGCTACACCAGCTGTACAAGATGGCTCTAACACGACCGTGGATTCTCATGTTCGACCTGATTTCACTACTTTGCTCCGTCTACGCCTGCATAGTCTTTACACTACAGTTCATGCTCTTCAGCATCTACCCCATCGTGTTTCGTGAGATGAGGGGATGGAATGCAGGGGTTTCGCAGCTGCCCCTGATCGGACAGGTCGTTGGCGCTGTCCTTGGTGCAATTGTCATCTTTGTCGACAGCgagcggaggaggagcagcgaTGCTTCCGGGAAGAAGCTGTTGCCCGAGGACCGGCTTCTGATGGCCATGTTTGGAGGAGTTGGATTTCCCATCACAATGTTCTGGCTGGCGTGGTCAGCGCAATACAAGTAAGGCTTTACCCTCACCCAATCTTTGTCAGAAACTGACTTCCAAAAGCCAAGTTCCGTGGATCGTGCCCACTCTGGCCGGGACATTCCTCTCTACCTCCCTGATGCTCATCTatgtcgccatcatcaactacCTCACAGACACATACACCGACTATACAGCCTccgtcatcgccgccaaCACGGTGACTAGGTCAGCTGGTAGCGCTGCAGCTCCCCTGTTCACGAACCAGATGTTTTCTGCActtggcgttggaggaggcggctCACTCATTGGAGGAGTAGCAACGTTGCTGGCACTCATCCCCTTTGTTTTCTACAAATACGGCTCTCGCATCCGAAGAAAGAGCAAGTATGCCCTAGTTGATGGCGGCCAGCTAGAAaaggtggacgaggaggcggaTCCTACAGACTACGGAGTCCAGCCTGACGAGACCCAGCACGCTGGAGAACTGTCCAAGGCCGCAGCAGGCAATCGACCCGAGGAATGATGGACCCTCGAAGCCATGGCGATCTTGTCATGGAGTGTTAATACGGTGACTATTCCTACTTCTGGAAACCGTCTCAAAGAAATGTTGGGTTTGGGCTTTCTTGAACTACCGTTCGAAAGGGGGCAGAGAAATATTGGATTCATATGAGTTGACTTGTACAGGTACAAGATAGGGGGACGATAGGCCTAGAAACTAGAACTATTAGGTGTCGCTTTGATATCGATTGAAATATTTGCATTGCTTAATCTTAGGCCCAGCTACTTTGGGTGATGGGAGTCATTCGTCGGTGTTTGAAGTTGACTCATCGAGTAGTTTCTACAAAACTACTACGTATATCCTGCAATGAAAAGGGGTCATTCTCAAGGTAGAAAGACAAAGGGTAAAGCCTGGATGCTGGATGTGTTGGTCAAATCAGCCTCTCAGTCTGCCTAGTTTTCAGCTTGATCCTAGAGATTATATTTCTTCTTCAAGCGCAAGTGGCATTTGATATAGTTCAGCTCAGTTCGCTGACAGGCTTGCAAGTGCTGCTCACTGCCTCGAATCTTGCCACTGGACCCTCGTTTGGTTGCTGCTGATATGTGCGCCAAGAAGTCCCAAGGCCAGAAAAGTGTACTCTGGCCAGTGTCTGCGTCCTTCTTGGGCCGATGACGAATATGATACAAGGCCTGGAAACGTGTTGGAACTTGACTGAACTGGAATATTTAGAATCCCCACAACATGCGAATTGATGTCTGACGTCGATAAAGGAGATATGTCTCTTATTGTATATTTGCCATTTTGAGGTTTGCATGCATGTGCCAGTCCGCAACGGCGACCTAGGCTCATAGTGCCAAAGTCTATCACAACCAGAGTAAGGCAGAATTTACAGAAATACCCTAGGCACTTTCCTAGGGCGAGAAACTTTGAAACAGTCTTCATAGCACGTCATTACAGAAAGCTAGTCGACATGTTGAAACCGATATCCTGGGGTGCAGGTGGTCTGGAGAAACGGCGTGGCTGAGGCGAATTAGATGTGTGGCTTGGTAGGGCAGGCGGTCATGAACTTCAGTCAGCGGACTTGCGTCACATGTTGAGACACGagcatggatggatggatcggaTTAGCCACCTGCCAGGCAGGCATTGAATGAATTGGCCACTCTTTGGACACACGTTCTTTACTGTTTTGAAGTGACAACTCATCAAGTGGCGGTTCGTGTTGTGCGGGAGAGAAGCAAGGGAGGTATGTGTCCATGTGCCTTGGTGGTCGGTCAAGCAAGACGACACGGGCCCGTTTCCGAGCCTCACTTAGAGGAATAGTATAGTACCAAGATGATCGTTGCTGAAGCGAGATCCGGAGGAAGAATAAGCCCCTGGCCGATGACGAAGGGGGATGTGTCAAGAGCCTCACTCGGGACTGTGCCCACTAGAGCCTTGCCCGACCTCACAGGGGACACCCGGCTCGGAGGAGAGACTCGGAGGGCTCCGACCACGTTTGGGCCCTGGAAGGAAATCTCGTGCAAACTAGTAGCCTGACAAGGATGCAGAGAACATCACGATGTCGTTTTCTGGTGGATAGTCGTTCGTAAAGAATATTCTGTTCGGGGTTACCGACGTCGTTAGTTTATATTCCAATTAAGGGAGATGCTTAAGAGCTGTGGCGTAGCTGTTGTTGAACTGTGGGCTGTGCTTGATGCCCAGATCCCCCCCGGAGACTCGACTGCCGTTCGGGAGGCTGGGCATTGGCTCTGGTGGGTACTGACCCCTGTCGGATAGCGTCAGCGCTGTGCCCACCTTACTAAGGACCCCTCATCATTACGTCGTTGGTCTTGCCCCGCTACTCGCCCTGTCttgcaggagcagcagcagcagcttcgacGTCGTACGTCGTAGAGAGAAGCGTAGCGTAGTGCCCGAGCCTAGTAAAGTGACGGCTACGGTTACGGCTTCTGCCTCGCGTTAGGTAGTCACCAGGCAGGGAAGGCAGTGCTTCCATTGCTGCCTTCCACTTTTCGTTGATGCCCATCCACCACACACACTCACGCAAACGCGCACAACACGGGCACACACCACTGACCACCTGCACTTGCACTGCACCTGCCATCAGAGCCAAGCAGGTTCGCCGCCCTCTACCCACTTTCCCTCTCTTGTTCCCGTTCCTTCCATCTTTCcttccttcccttccttccttccttcaCCCCTGTTGTCCACTTCACAAAGGACCCTGTTTTGCAAGCTGTGGCTGGTCGGTTGCTCCtgcatctcttcttctcttttcatcatctgcctctcccctctcctccccttccccttcttccttcttgcaTCATCACACACAAGACAAACAACCAAACACAATACCCAATTTGCCTTTTGTTCTCTACTAGACAGACATAACGCAATCTTCAGCTTGACACACAACGTTACAGCATATACCCGCTTCTCACTTGGAAGCAAACAGAAACCACGCAGATTTCCCCATGGCAAACTACGACCCGTATGATCGGGACTACTCTCGCCGTTACGTGCGAGAGGAACGCCGAGATGACCCCCGCTATCTCGATCCCCGAGACTCCTTCAACTCAAAGTCGCACTCTACTCGCGAGCTCGTCCCCCGTGCTCGAGAGGACAGCGATTTGTCAGTAGAAGAGGTTCGCCGCGATTTCCCCCCTCCCAGCGGCCGCGACATCCGCCGTGCTAGATCCGCCGGTCCTGACTATTATGAGGAGGAGTACGAGTATCGTCGCGGATATGATCCTCGCTACGACCGCGACCATGACCGACGCTCCCGTCGCGGCCCCACCAGCTCCTACtatgacgatgatgaccgCAAGCACAAATCCAAGGGCATGTCCAAGAACGAAAAGATCATTGCCGCTGTTGCGGGCGCCGCTCTCGCTGTCACTGGTAAGGAGCTCTACGATCGCCGAGaggccaaggaagatggcaccGAGATCCAACGCAACGCCCTCTCTACTGCTGCCCTCGCCGGAGTTGGCGCTCTGGCCGCCTACCAGGGCGCACAGTTCTACAACAAGcagcaggccaagaaggaccaGAAGGCCAACATGatccttcatcatggccgagacgGTTACTACAACGATTACTACTCAGACGACGACATTGgccccaaggagaagaagggccaCAAGAATTTCCTCGAGAACGCCATTGCTGCCACTGGCCTCGGCGCTGCCGTCAAGGCCCTTACTGGCGGAAGTGG harbors:
- a CDS encoding MFS domain-containing protein, whose amino-acid sequence is MHSLGQALSALTLKPDIGNQKHESPYVNERGYVDFNSGDAENPRNWSRTRRWIITSIAVILALNGNFSSSIFAASLDSVVDEFNVSEVAAALTTALFLLGFCAGPFIFAPLSEFYGRRWIFYITFAAYMAFTFLCAFPPGFGGLLVGRFLAGTFISAPLSTTPGVLVDLWDPIERGNATAIFSLASWVGPSLGSVISGFVQLERDWRWGVYSALWLGAPTMALMFLIPETHSPTILAQKSKRARHSGITGAQTEGEENKPKLHQLYKMALTRPWILMFDLISLLCSVYACIVFTLQFMLFSIYPIVFREMRGWNAGVSQLPLIGQVVGAVLGAIVIFVDSERRRSSDASGKKLLPEDRLLMAMFGGVGFPITMFWLAWSAQYNQVPWIVPTLAGTFLSTSLMLIYVAIINYLTDTYTDYTASVIAANTVTRSAGSAAAPLFTNQMFSALGVGGGGSLIGGVATLLALIPFVFYKYGSRIRRKSKYALVDGGQLEKVDEEADPTDYGVQPDETQHAGELSKAAAGNRPEE
- a CDS encoding HTH La-type RNA-binding domain-containing protein yields the protein MTPSAIVESNEMATPSTFSYAQAAKGQGAAPVSNTSAPTNAVAPAQDTQAPAAVPVSDLKTATPVPEQATTAEVSEATESLEPRAVASEKQDLESVPSSESDARSESTQERRPESRRDDDAGRLDRPWRRNEKTPRSSSNTTRSTEEQDSRKARRGKKSKAAEKQPSEQAADKEQEAAPEPPKVELAEAPIPSVNIWHQRKEAQLAKAKPAPTPAEAAVNGTSAQKDDDKSVAKAEESTPAPYTNGVKPQQKAASVSRPERNGPRGSRISDKEGKAEVPPSVQDSTHWPTPETAITAIKEDKKKTVDKASDRSDRSDKDAQENDSQAKPRQKWVTYDYVPTVSFETQLPQMRGSKPRGGARSGRDTSTRATTNGVTDKASSAPVNKSNDAKPRDGPNGTTSQPAAAKRGSLDAANGQKKASANAGADKAKDSAAQSSDTTQTPRDRPEGRGERGRGGYRGRGAHGNGQSQHQHSASATSAFHGQGAGAGRAQGHYSPPLRQGSHGGMFAPPTQRGRGGRNGAGNYHRLSLPNGSSRMPAVQAQFAAYDYSMAPMAGMPLQPHPYWDNMVMPMLKSQIEYYFSIENLCKDMYLRQRMDSQGFVPLHFITAFKRMRDLSADMNLIRAVCEDSVDVDYVVGEDDCERLRRREDWQKFVLPMEDRDELARNDGPMHLTFKNRSYNYANGHFNGFHGLPYGQHGYPVNAHDPSFQHFVDNTQAAQGVNGAINTNGVSQLSAEVPDFSPSGTIPLAGLDGDVSPTSKAEASTPLQNGQVEAAAPLTNGVHAEQAQAAQS